DNA from Rhodopirellula islandica:
CGACGCTTCCCGAAACAGTTCCAATGCCGAAAGACTCCTGCCGACCTGCTTAGAGATTTATCAAAATGGCCGAGGGAAGCGTTTGGCTCGATCGTTCGAACGAATTTGGTGCACAGACAACGACTGAGACACTTGTAGTAAACTATCGCAAAGAGTGGTTGCGACTGATGGTCCGTCCGCGACGACGGACCAGTGTTATGAACGTGCTGCCAATCGCCAGTAACGCGAAACTCGATGGCTCGGGAACAGCTGAAGCGGTAGTCGTGAACTGTGCCGTGATATCGTCGAGTTGAAAAGATCTGGTCGTCGAATCAGTGATGGCAGTCAGAGTAAAACTTGGTAGCGGGGATCCCGGATCCAGTTGCGTCAAATCTAAAACGTCAGACGCGCCAAAACCTGTTTGATCGGGTACGACCAAGCCTCCAGGTGTAAAATTTGCCTCTTCGTATGTCGATGAGTCTGCATCCACACGAGTGTCTGTAAAGAAATTGAAATCAAGAAGGGTGAATCCATCGAAAATTGCGGTCCCACCGACTTCATCGCTAATCGACATTGCAAAAGTCAGAGCCTCGCCATCGCTGAGGGTAGTTCCATTGACGCCTAAACCATTGGAACTGTTCTGAACATATGAACCATTACCTGTGACAGTAATGGTTGCATCGAAAGATACGCCATCTGAGCCAAATAGCGTTCGAGAGTAAGTTAGCGAATTCACCGAAGTATCGTCTAAGTCGACGACTGTATCATCGAGCTCAAATAGGTCTGTTACTACACCGGCATTTCCCTTCTGCGTGAAAGTCGCGAAAACGGCCAGGATTGCTAAGAGAGGCAGGAATTGCATTGAGCTGCTCCGAGTGAAATGGCGCTCGAAGCCAGCCACTTTCCGAAGGTTTGTTGCCATCGCTCCGTAGGCATCCGGGGGAATGCCAAAAGAGGCGAATGCGGCCATCAAGAAAGTTCTCATTTTAAAGTGCCTCAGTCTGCAGGTTCAACAAGTAAATAGCTTCTTTGCGCACTGTCGGTTGCTTCTGCTCTGGTGGCGAAAAGCAAACAACCTTAGGGTCTCTAGCTTAACATGAAGCTAACACCATGACACGAACACACGCCTATCCTGTGGTGCAGTTCAACTCTTTGAGATGCCAGCCACTTTCCGAAAAGCTCTTGGTGCTCGTAAGGTGCCAGCCATTTTTTGAGTTGGATCGTTGTGAGAA
Protein-coding regions in this window:
- a CDS encoding PEP-CTERM sorting domain-containing protein encodes the protein MAAFASFGIPPDAYGAMATNLRKVAGFERHFTRSSSMQFLPLLAILAVFATFTQKGNAGVVTDLFELDDTVVDLDDTSVNSLTYSRTLFGSDGVSFDATITVTGNGSYVQNSSNGLGVNGTTLSDGEALTFAMSISDEVGGTAIFDGFTLLDFNFFTDTRVDADSSTYEEANFTPGGLVVPDQTGFGASDVLDLTQLDPGSPLPSFTLTAITDSTTRSFQLDDITAQFTTTASAVPEPSSFALLAIGSTFITLVRRRGRTISRNHSLR